In Arachis hypogaea cultivar Tifrunner chromosome 17, arahy.Tifrunner.gnm2.J5K5, whole genome shotgun sequence, a single window of DNA contains:
- the LOC112764225 gene encoding polyadenylate-binding protein RBP47C' yields MQSNGSDSQQQQPTDQNQRQQQTPPHPQPLPLPQQWVPMQYPATAMVMQHPMLPPQHYAPPPPQPYMPYHQYQQQVPHVTPHHAHQHQPQGSTAENKTIWVGDLHHWMDENYLHRCFASTGEISSIKVIRNKQTGLSEGYGFVEFYSHGTAEKVLQNYAGILMPNTEQPFRLNWATFSTGDKRSDNVPDLSIFVGDLAADVTDSLLHETFSSRYPSVKAAKVVFDANTGRSKGYGFVRFGDDNERSQAMTEMNGVYCSSRPMRIGAATPRKSSAYQQGGQSNGTSSQSEADSNNTTIFVGGLDPNVTAEDLKHPFSQYGEIVSVKIPVGKGCGFVQFANRNNAEEALQKLNGTMIGKQTVRLSWGRNPANKQFRMEFGNPWSGAYYGGPVYDGYGYALPPPHDPSIYAAAYGAYPVYGGHQQQVS; encoded by the exons ATGCAATCCAACGGCTCTGATTCGCAGCAACAGCAACCAACGGACCAGAATCAACGCCAACAGCAGACGCCACCGCACCCGCAGCCACTGCCACTCCCACAGCAGTGGGTGCCGATGCAGTATCCCGCCACCGCCATGGTAATGCAGCACCCCATGCTGCCGCCTCAACATTACGCGCCGCCGCCACCCCAGCCCTACATGCCCTACCACCAGTACCAGCAGCAGGTGCCGCACGTTACCCCCCACCACGCACATCAGCACCAGCCTCAGGGATCCACCGCCGAGAACAAGACGATCTGGGTCGGAGATTTGCATCATTGGATGGACGAGAATTATCTCCACCGCTGCTTCGCTTCCACCGGCGAG ATTTCCTCCATCAAGGTTATTCGCAATAAGCAGACTGGTCTATCAGAGGGTTATGGATTTGTGGAATTCTATTCACACGGCACAGCTGAAAAAGTTTTACAGAACTATGCTGGAATTTTGATGCCAAACACAGAGCAACCTTTCCGGCTGAACTGGGCAACATTTAGCACAGGAGACAAGCGTTCAGACAATGTTCCAGACCTTTCAATTTTTGTAGGAGATTTAGCTGCAGATGTTACAGATAGCCTCTTGCATGAGACTTTCTCCAGTAGATACCCTTCTGTTAAGGCTGCAAAAGTTGTTTTTGATGCCAACACTGGCCGCTCCAAGGGATATGGTTTTGTCAGGTTTGGTGATGATAATGAGAGGTCTCAAGCTATGACTGAAATGAATGGTGTCTACTGTTCTAGCAGGCCTATGCGTATTGGAGCTGCAACTCCTAGGAAATCATCTGCTTATCAACAAG gaGGTCAATCAAATGGCACATCCAGCCAATCTGAAGCTGATTCTAATAACACAACT ATATTTGTTGGAGGACTGGACCCTAATGTTACAGCTGAAGATCTTAAGCATCCATTCTCCCAGTATGGCGAGATTGTCTCTGTTAAGATACCTGTTGGAAAAGGTTGTGGTTTTGTGCAATTTGCAAACAG AAATAATGCTGAAGAGGCCTTGCAGAAGCTAAATGGGACAATGATTGGCAAGCAAACAGTTCGGCTTTCTTGGGGCCGAAATCCAGCAAATAAGCAG TTTAGAATGGAGTTTGGGAATCCATGGAGTGGGGCATATTATGGGGGCCCTGTTTATGATGGTTATGGATATGCATTGCCACCTCCACATGACCCAAGCATTTATGCTGCTGCTTATGGTGCATATCCCGTTTATGGAGGCCACCAACAGCAAGTAAGCTGA